From one Rhopalosiphum padi isolate XX-2018 chromosome 2, ASM2088224v1, whole genome shotgun sequence genomic stretch:
- the LOC132922938 gene encoding histone H2B-like → MAPGGKSAGKAMKKSSGKAQKNIAKSDKKRKPKRKESYAIYIYKVLKQVHPDTGVSSKAMSIMNSFVNDLFERIAAESSRLAHYNKRSTITSREIQTAVRLLLPGELAKHAVSEGTKAVTKYTSSK, encoded by the coding sequence ATGGCTCCAGGAGGTAAATCCGCAGGAAAGGCAATGAAAAAGTCGTCCGGCAAGGCCCAAAAAAACATCGCCAAGTCCGACAAGAAACGCAAGCCAAAGAGGAAAGAATCCTATGCCATCTACATCTACAAAGTGCTGAAGCAAGTACATCCCGACACCGGTGTCTCCTCTAAGGCAATGAGCATCATGAACAGTTTCGTAAATGATTTGTTCGAGCGTATCGCCGCCGAGTCCAGTCGTCTGGCACACTACAACAAGCGGTCGACCATCACCAGTCGGGAGATCCAAACCGCCGTCCGACTTTTGTTGCCCGGTGAATTGGCCAAGCACGCTGTCAGTGAAGGAACAAAAGCTGTGACCAAGTACACCAGTTCCAAATAA